One Archangium violaceum genomic window, GTGAACGAAGCCGGGCACCCCGCCAGCCCCGGGAAGGAGAAGGACCCCGGCGCGCAACCCATCGCGCTGGAAGCTCCCGGTGCGCCCCAGCCCTCCGCGGCGGAGGAGCTTCCCGAGCAGACATGGTCGGCGCGTTCCGCTGATGGGAGAGCGGAGGTCCGGCAGGCCGCGCACCGGAACGGGACGGCCCCACGCTGCACGACCACCTCGACGTTGTCGCCACCGGGTGATGAGCCGAGCGTGGTCTGGGAGTGGAACACCTGCATCGCGACCCGGGAGCAGCTCAAGTTCGTCTCCCCGGACGGAAAGCGGGTGCTCGTGCTCGAGCCGCTCCCCGCCTCCCCCCAGGGAAACTGGAAGGGCGTGGAGGTGGCCGCGCTCTATGAGCACGGCGTGCGCATGAAGGGCGCGAAGGCCGGGGCCCTCGTCAACGCCCCCCTCCAGGCGCGGGAGCCCTTCCTCCACTTCAGCTGGGTGAAGGGCCAGGGGGGCCTCGAGGGAGCTCCACCGCGCTACACCTCCGACGGGAAGGCCGTCGAGCTCGAGACGGTGGACGGGCGCTCGTTCCGCCTGGACTTCACGGGTGGGGGCTTTCCGGCCGCGTCCGAGGAGCAGCAGGCCTTCGCCGAATCGGCGGAGATGTACCGGTACAAGGACGACAAGGGGACGGTCCATTTCGTGGGTTCTCGCGAGGAGATTCCGGACCGTTACCGGGCCCGGGCCATGCGCGTGGAAGCCGAGGTGGGCGTCCTCACCATGCGCGGCCCCCTCGCGGGAGAGGAGCCGACGTCCTCCGCCCCCACGCCGGAGCCCCAGTCCCCGTCCGGTGCGGGAAGGGAGCCAGCTCCCAAGAAATCCCTGGAGAATCCCCAGCTCGCCACGCCCGCCGAGCTCATCGAGAGGGCCCGCGACACCGTGAAGCAGCTCGAGGAGTCCCAACGCGGCCGGGAGAAGCTGGCGGACTCGCAACTCGGAGTGACGACGCCTTCCGAGCCCGGCTCCGCGCCCGCGGCCAACAAGGACCCGAGTCCCAAGAGGCCCCTGGACGCTCCCGGGCTCGCCAATCCCACGGAATTGCTCGAACGGGCCCGCGAAGCCGCGAAGAAGCTCGAGGCGGCCCAGGGCGAGCGGGACAGGCTGATGGAGGAGAAGCCATGAAGGTGGACGACTTCCTCCCCGAGCTCATCGAGGGCTTTCGCAGCGCGGGCCGCAAAGGAGGCGTGGTGGCGGTCCTGGTCGGTGCCGTCTTCCTGGCCGGGGGTCTGTCGCTCGCGAAGGATGCGAAGGAAGACCCCAGGCACCACGGCGCCGGGTTCGCCGCAGCCGGCATCCTCATCGGAGCGGGGGCCATCCTGGGTGGACTGTGGCTCACCGTCACGGGAGGCTCGAACGAACCGGTGAGCCGCGAAGAGCCGAACGAGCCCCTCGCATCCGTTCCACTGCCCTACGCGCTCTGCCTCCAGTGTCCGCGGGTCGTGAAGAGCTGGCGCGTCGTGGCGTGCACGCGCTGTGGCGGCGACCTGGTGGACATCCGGAGCGAGGAAGACGAGCAGTGGGCTCGGGAGGCGCTGGCCGCTTCCCGGAAGCCCTCGAAGGCGCCACGGCACAGGAGATGACCGGAGTGCGTGCTTGAACCTCCTCCTCCTCCAGGACTCCGACTTCCTCCCCGACGGCACCGTGCGGATGACCGGCCGCCGTGCCCAGCACGCCCGCGAGGTGCTCCGCGCCGAGCCCGGGGAGACCCTCCGCGTCGGGAAGCTCGGCGGGCTCGTGGGCACCGGTGCGGTGCTGGAGAACACCCCCGGCCTGCTGCGGCTGCGCGTCACCCTCACCGACCCGCCTCCGCCTCGGGCGGGCGTGGATCTGCTGCTCGCCATCCCCCGCCCCAAGGCCCTCAAGCGCGTGCTGCCCGCCGTGGCCCAGCTCGGCGTGGACCGCGTGGTGCTCGTCAACGCCGCGCGCGTGGAGAAGAGCTATTTCGACTCCAAGGTGCTCGCCCCCGACTTCGTCCAGGAGCTCCTCCTCCAAGGGCTCGAGCAGGCGCGCGACACCCGGCTCCCGGAGGTGCTCGTCCGCGAGCGCTTCCGCCCCTTCGTCGAGGACGAGCTGGACACCGTCTTCGGGACCGAGGCCCTCCGGCTCCTCCCCCACCCGCCCGCACGGCAGCCACTCACCCGGGCAGGCGTCCATGACGCACCGCGTGTGGTGCTGGCGGTTGGACCTGATGGCGGCTGGGTGCCCTTCGAGACGGAATTGCTCGAGGCCCAGGGCTTCCGCCCGTTCTCGCTGGGCCCTCGGATCCTCCGGGTGGAGACGGCCGTTCCCGTCCTCCTCGGACAGTTGGCGCTGCTACGGGAGGACACTGAGCGCACGACGTAGCGCATCGGGCTTGAAGGGGCTCGTTGGGTTGTTCAAGAGTCGTCCCATGGCGAAGACGACCCGATCCAAAGCCCAAGCCGTCGCAGTGAACGCGCCTCAGCAGGACGAAGCGCCCGAGCAGCAGCCCCTCGTGACTCCCGAGTCCGAGGCGAAGGGGAAGCCAGCCAGCCACGACACGGCGCCTCCTCCCGCGTTGCTCGACTTCATGATGCAGGGGTGGAAGCCGCAGAGCGAAAAGGCCCCGCCGAAGTTGAAGAACGCGGATGCCTTCGAGGCCCGCCGCCGGGCGCTCTCCAAGCTCTTCCCGGGCGAGACGCTCGTCATTCCCACCGGCCACGAGAAGGTGCGCGCCAACGACACCTACTACCGCTTCCGGCCGGGCACGGACTTCTACTACCTCACGGGCAACATGGAGCCCGACTGCGTGCTGGTGCTCCAGCCGAGGGAGGACGGTGGCCACACGGACATCCTCTTCGTGGAGCCGAACCCGGGCCGAAGTGACTCCACCTTCTTCACGGACCGGGTGAAGGGCGAGCTGTGGGTGGGCCCGCGGCTGGGCGTGAAGGAGAGCCAGGCGCGCTTCGGCGTGCACGAGGCCCGTGGCCTGCCCGAGCTGCCGGGATTCCTGGAGAACCTGAAGGGCGCGGCGGCGATGCCCACGCGCGTGCTGCGCGGCCACTCCGCGAAGGTGGACGGCGCACTGCCCGAGCACGCCGAGCGCGACAAGCAACTGGCCACGGCGCTGTCCGAGATGCGGCTCATCAAGGACAAGCAGGAGGTGCGAGAGCTGGAGGCGGCCATCGACTCCACGCACCGGGGCTTCGAGGACGTCATCCGCCGGCTGAAGCAGGCCCGGAGCGAGCGCGAGGTGGAGGGAGTCTTCAACCTGCGCGCGCGGGTGGAGGGCAACGACGTGGGCTACGGCACCATCGCCGCGGCGGGCCACCACGCGTGCGTGCTGCACTGGACGCGCAACGACGGCGACATCAAGAAGGGGGAGCTGCTGCTGCTGGACGCGGGAGTGGAGGGCAACAGCCTCTACACGGCGGACATCACGCGCACGCTGCCCATCTCCGGGAAGTTCTCCAAGGAGCAGCGCGAAATCTACGAGCTGGTGCTGGAGGCGCAGGAGCGGGCCATCGACGCGGTGAAGCCGGGCAACGACTTCATGGAGCCGAACCGGGTGGCGATGCGCGTGCTGGCCGAGGGCCTGTACGAGCTGGGCATCCTGAAAGTGAAGCCGGAGGAGGCGCTGAAGGACGAGCACCAGTTCTACAAGCGCTACTCGTTGCACAACGTCAGCCACATGCTGGGCCTGGACGTGCATGACTGCGCGCAGGCGAGGCAGGAGGCATACAAGTACGGCAAGCTGAAGGCGGGCATGGTGCTGACGGTGGAGCCGGGCCTGTACTTCCAGAAGGACGATCTGACGGTGCCGTCGAAGTACCGGGGCATCGGGGTGCGAATCGAGGACGACGTCCTGGTGACGAAAACAGGCTGCCGGGTGCTGTCCGAGGACATCCCGCGCCAGTCGAAGGACGTAGAAGCCTGGATGAAGCAGATCTGGAGCGAAAAGCGTTAGACCCTCTCCCCCTGGGAGAGGGCCGGGGTGAGGGTATCGAAGCCCCCGGATTCCCCCCTGTGAGCCCCCGCCCCTACTTCAGGGAGCCGGGGGCCCGGTCGTAGCACCCGAGCAGCCGCTGCACGCGAGCGGGCCCGGGCCGATGCCCCCACTGCACCACGGGGGCACCCAGGAGATACGCCTGTATCTCCACCACCTGAGCGCGCGACACGAGCCCCTGGCGCTTCAAGAGCTGAAGAGCCCCGCAGTCCGCGCCCTCCTCGTTGGAGCCGTTCGCGAGCACCGCGTGCGTGCACGCATGGCCGAACCAGAAGAGCTGCACCGGGGGAGGCAGCCGCGCGAGCAACGCGGGGTTGTACTCGACGTGCGCCGGCACACCGGGCCACGAGGGAAACCACAGCCCGACGTCCGCGAGTGAGGAGTTCGGGACGAAGGCCACCGGCCCGCCCTCAGGGGACGAGCAGGACACGGGCACGCCCGCGACGCGGGGGTTGTACGGAGTCACGGGTTGGGCTCGCACGAAACCCGGGAGCCCCACGAGCACGGTTGTGAGGCCCAGGAAGAAGTCACGCGTCATCACGCACCCTCGCACCACGGAGGCCTACCCCGCGTCCACCTTGAACTCGCGTTGCGCCGTACTCTTGTCCGGCGTGACGGAGAAGGACAGGCGGCCGATCTCCCGCCCGTCCTCGGTCTCCATGGAGACGCGCCAGTCCCCGGGCTTCGGGTTGGTCACGTACGCGAAGGTCCGGAAGCCCCGCTCGCGCCCGCCCTGCTCCAGGTACAGGTCGTCGTAGGCGTGGAACTCCGACCAGCCCTTCTCCGGGTCGTCGCGGTACCAGCGGATGACGAGCCGGGTGCCGCGATCTCCCGCGCGTTGGGGCTTGAAGCTCGTGGGCGCGAAGACGCTCGCGAAGAAGTAGACGCGGTCCCCGGGGCGAGCGCGGAAGTCCTGGTCCCCGCGCTCCCACAGCTTCCACTCGGAGCGCTCGTGGAGCAGCCGGTAGTCCTTGCCCCTCGGGCCCTTCACCACCTCCACGCCGTGGTAGATGCCGCTGGCCAGCATGGACAGGGGCACCGGGGGAATGGCCTTCAGCAGGTACAACCCGAGCAACAGCACCTGGACGCCGAGGCCCGGCAGCGCCACGTGACGCAGCGTGCTCCGCCCGTCCCCGCTCCACCACCGCGCCAGCAGCGAGAGGACCAGGGTCGCCGCGCAGGACAGGCCCGCCGCGGCCATGAACAACGTCCCGCTGTAGTAGCCGAGCAGCACCGGCAGCAGGTACGCGAAGTACGAGGTGACACAGAAGCTGTAGAGCGCCACGCGCACCACGGGCCCCCGCGCCCGGAAGCGCGGCAGCTCGTTGGCCACCAGCAGCCCGAAGACACCACTGAGGAACAGGAACGCCGTCAGCCCGGAGGCGCTCTTGAAATAGAAGAGCGTGTAGGGGCTCAACAGGCCGCCGAGGAAGAAGTGCAGCGCGTCCTCCCGGAAGCGCCACACGCGGGCCA contains:
- a CDS encoding 16S rRNA (uracil(1498)-N(3))-methyltransferase, with amino-acid sequence MNLLLLQDSDFLPDGTVRMTGRRAQHAREVLRAEPGETLRVGKLGGLVGTGAVLENTPGLLRLRVTLTDPPPPRAGVDLLLAIPRPKALKRVLPAVAQLGVDRVVLVNAARVEKSYFDSKVLAPDFVQELLLQGLEQARDTRLPEVLVRERFRPFVEDELDTVFGTEALRLLPHPPARQPLTRAGVHDAPRVVLAVGPDGGWVPFETELLEAQGFRPFSLGPRILRVETAVPVLLGQLALLREDTERTT
- a CDS encoding aminopeptidase P family protein: MAKTTRSKAQAVAVNAPQQDEAPEQQPLVTPESEAKGKPASHDTAPPPALLDFMMQGWKPQSEKAPPKLKNADAFEARRRALSKLFPGETLVIPTGHEKVRANDTYYRFRPGTDFYYLTGNMEPDCVLVLQPREDGGHTDILFVEPNPGRSDSTFFTDRVKGELWVGPRLGVKESQARFGVHEARGLPELPGFLENLKGAAAMPTRVLRGHSAKVDGALPEHAERDKQLATALSEMRLIKDKQEVRELEAAIDSTHRGFEDVIRRLKQARSEREVEGVFNLRARVEGNDVGYGTIAAAGHHACVLHWTRNDGDIKKGELLLLDAGVEGNSLYTADITRTLPISGKFSKEQREIYELVLEAQERAIDAVKPGNDFMEPNRVAMRVLAEGLYELGILKVKPEEALKDEHQFYKRYSLHNVSHMLGLDVHDCAQARQEAYKYGKLKAGMVLTVEPGLYFQKDDLTVPSKYRGIGVRIEDDVLVTKTGCRVLSEDIPRQSKDVEAWMKQIWSEKR
- a CDS encoding DUF2914 domain-containing protein, whose protein sequence is MGPLGIVSAPAGIAAPDDLISTRKAPTLRARVKDFRARHAKWELALFFFASFAYDIATLPRIDNRFVLTKQGVYLGVLSLLLLVELRWNWREEPPRWVARVWRFREDALHFFLGGLLSPYTLFYFKSASGLTAFLFLSGVFGLLVANELPRFRARGPVVRVALYSFCVTSYFAYLLPVLLGYYSGTLFMAAAGLSCAATLVLSLLARWWSGDGRSTLRHVALPGLGVQVLLLGLYLLKAIPPVPLSMLASGIYHGVEVVKGPRGKDYRLLHERSEWKLWERGDQDFRARPGDRVYFFASVFAPTSFKPQRAGDRGTRLVIRWYRDDPEKGWSEFHAYDDLYLEQGGRERGFRTFAYVTNPKPGDWRVSMETEDGREIGRLSFSVTPDKSTAQREFKVDAG